A genomic segment from Nicotiana sylvestris chromosome 1, ASM39365v2, whole genome shotgun sequence encodes:
- the LOC104249018 gene encoding transcription factor bHLH128-like isoform X2 — protein MYPSSTSSSSQNSMSHTTTAGGGSNGGGGLTRYGSAPGAFLTTAVESVIGANNHDFNLHGSHHQHLGPSRYYSPNMTSSNSLNSESTSKAKEQSSLQRSIGFNDLTIGGGGGSGGGGCGVLPAANSTTPLVRHSSSPARFLNQLAAAAGDTVSMGRGSYNSKGVADSSRGITRLNSQLSFTRQEVLSQIAEENEDVEGTSTENGHRKSTHSYATASSFAMGSWEDNNSIMFSVTPSKRAKHISNDIVNGLDDGETQFQFGLSQTALEMSSMDRLLHIPEDSVPCKIRAKRGCATHPRSIAERERRTRISGKLKKLQDLVPNMDKQTSYADMLDLAVQHIRTLQDQVQNLNIELENCKCGCKKSSQ, from the exons ATGTATCCTTCCTCAacttcttcttcatctcaaaATTCAATGAGCCACACCACCACCGCTGGCGGCGGTAGCAACGGCGGTGGAGGACTGACCCGTTACGGTTCAGCTCCGGGCGCATTTTTAACTACTGCAGTTGAATCCGTCATTGGTGCTAATAATCACGATTTTAACCTCCACGGGTCCCACCATCAACACCTTGGACCTTCGCGATATTATTCGCCAAATATGACGTCATCTAATTCGTTAAATTCAGAATCTACTAGTAAGGCTAAGGAACAATCGAGTTTACAGAGATCAATTGGATTCAATGATTTAACAATTGGCGGCGGCGGCGGAAGTGGCGGTGGTGGATGTGGAGTTTTGCCGGCGGCGAATTCGACGACGCCGTTGGTTCGACATAGTAGCTCACCAGCTAGGTTTCTTAATCAACTTGCTGCTGCTGCTGGTGATACTG TATCAATGGGGAGAGGAAGCTATAACTCTAAAGGCGTCGCAGACAGTAGCCGGGGTATAACAAGGCTGAACTCTCAGCTCAGCTTCACTAGGCAGGAAGTTCTCTCTCAAATAGCAgaggaaaatgaggatgttgaAGGGACCAGTACAGAGAATGGCCACAGAAAGTCAACACATTCTTATGCCACTGCAAGTAGTTTCGCAATGGGTTCATGGGAAGATAACAATTCTATAATGTTCTCTGTCACACCGAGTAAACGAGCCAAGCACATTAGCAATGACATTGTCAATGGGCTCGATGATGGGGAAACTCAG TTTCAGTTTGGCTTGTCTCAGACAGCACTAGAAATGTCGTCAATGGATAGATTGCTGCACATCCCTGAGGATTCTGTTCCTTGCAAAATTCGTGCCAAGCGTGGTTGTGCTACTCATCCTCGCAGCATTGCAGAAAGG GAGAGAAGAACCAGAATAAGTGGGAAGCTAAAGAAGTTACAAGATCTTGTTCCAAACATGGACAAG CAAACGAGCTACGCTGACATGCTGGATCTAGCAGTGCAGCACATTCGAACCCTTCAAGATCAGGTTCAG AATCTCAACATTGAACTTGAAAACTGCAAATGTGGATGTAAGAAATCGAGTCAATAA
- the LOC104249018 gene encoding transcription factor bHLH128-like isoform X1 has translation MYPSSTSSSSQNSMSHTTTAGGGSNGGGGLTRYGSAPGAFLTTAVESVIGANNHDFNLHGSHHQHLGPSRYYSPNMTSSNSLNSESTSKAKEQSSLQRSIGFNDLTIGGGGGSGGGGCGVLPAANSTTPLVRHSSSPARFLNQLAAAAGDTGFSVSMGRGSYNSKGVADSSRGITRLNSQLSFTRQEVLSQIAEENEDVEGTSTENGHRKSTHSYATASSFAMGSWEDNNSIMFSVTPSKRAKHISNDIVNGLDDGETQFQFGLSQTALEMSSMDRLLHIPEDSVPCKIRAKRGCATHPRSIAERERRTRISGKLKKLQDLVPNMDKQTSYADMLDLAVQHIRTLQDQVQNLNIELENCKCGCKKSSQ, from the exons ATGTATCCTTCCTCAacttcttcttcatctcaaaATTCAATGAGCCACACCACCACCGCTGGCGGCGGTAGCAACGGCGGTGGAGGACTGACCCGTTACGGTTCAGCTCCGGGCGCATTTTTAACTACTGCAGTTGAATCCGTCATTGGTGCTAATAATCACGATTTTAACCTCCACGGGTCCCACCATCAACACCTTGGACCTTCGCGATATTATTCGCCAAATATGACGTCATCTAATTCGTTAAATTCAGAATCTACTAGTAAGGCTAAGGAACAATCGAGTTTACAGAGATCAATTGGATTCAATGATTTAACAATTGGCGGCGGCGGCGGAAGTGGCGGTGGTGGATGTGGAGTTTTGCCGGCGGCGAATTCGACGACGCCGTTGGTTCGACATAGTAGCTCACCAGCTAGGTTTCTTAATCAACTTGCTGCTGCTGCTGGTGATACTG GCTTTTCAGTATCAATGGGGAGAGGAAGCTATAACTCTAAAGGCGTCGCAGACAGTAGCCGGGGTATAACAAGGCTGAACTCTCAGCTCAGCTTCACTAGGCAGGAAGTTCTCTCTCAAATAGCAgaggaaaatgaggatgttgaAGGGACCAGTACAGAGAATGGCCACAGAAAGTCAACACATTCTTATGCCACTGCAAGTAGTTTCGCAATGGGTTCATGGGAAGATAACAATTCTATAATGTTCTCTGTCACACCGAGTAAACGAGCCAAGCACATTAGCAATGACATTGTCAATGGGCTCGATGATGGGGAAACTCAG TTTCAGTTTGGCTTGTCTCAGACAGCACTAGAAATGTCGTCAATGGATAGATTGCTGCACATCCCTGAGGATTCTGTTCCTTGCAAAATTCGTGCCAAGCGTGGTTGTGCTACTCATCCTCGCAGCATTGCAGAAAGG GAGAGAAGAACCAGAATAAGTGGGAAGCTAAAGAAGTTACAAGATCTTGTTCCAAACATGGACAAG CAAACGAGCTACGCTGACATGCTGGATCTAGCAGTGCAGCACATTCGAACCCTTCAAGATCAGGTTCAG AATCTCAACATTGAACTTGAAAACTGCAAATGTGGATGTAAGAAATCGAGTCAATAA